Proteins from a genomic interval of Paenibacillus sp. FSL R5-0623:
- a CDS encoding sulfate ABC transporter substrate-binding protein: protein MQTRKKKAILLYVALMLLLVCMTAGCSKQEESSEQNEPSGNDSSNTLVIGAYSVAKDAVGELLPKFQEEWKAKTGQTINFQESYEASGTQARAIVGGFEADVALLAMESDIEKLVKADLVSSDWKQTPNEGMITRSIVVLGTRAGNPLGIRDFQDLTKPGVKVLYPNPKTSGGAQWDINAIYGAGLKLSEEQEGKKDPAAAKAFLEQVHRNVESLDKSGRSSMAAFEYGVGDVIVTYENELLARIAKGVDYDIVIPKNTILIENPAVVVNKYADKHGNRELAEAFVAYLRTPDAQRIFAKHGFRSVDPDVFAQTESTFPTPEGLFDINYLGGWDEVRSTLYSKRGVWYQVLAGL, encoded by the coding sequence ATGCAGACGAGGAAAAAGAAAGCCATACTCTTATATGTTGCCCTCATGCTTCTGCTCGTCTGCATGACCGCTGGATGCAGCAAGCAGGAGGAGTCAAGCGAACAGAACGAGCCCTCTGGTAACGATTCATCCAATACGCTGGTGATTGGTGCTTACAGTGTAGCAAAAGACGCTGTAGGCGAATTGCTGCCCAAGTTCCAGGAGGAGTGGAAGGCAAAGACCGGACAGACAATTAACTTCCAGGAATCCTATGAAGCTTCGGGTACACAGGCAAGAGCCATCGTTGGTGGATTCGAGGCTGATGTGGCCTTGCTCGCGATGGAGAGTGATATCGAGAAGCTGGTCAAAGCCGATCTGGTTAGCTCCGATTGGAAACAGACCCCTAATGAGGGCATGATCACCCGTTCAATTGTTGTTCTGGGAACAAGAGCAGGCAACCCGCTGGGGATTCGTGATTTTCAGGATTTAACGAAGCCGGGAGTGAAGGTACTGTACCCCAATCCAAAGACATCCGGGGGCGCACAATGGGATATTAATGCCATTTACGGTGCCGGACTGAAACTGTCGGAGGAGCAAGAGGGGAAGAAAGATCCTGCCGCAGCCAAGGCTTTTCTCGAACAGGTACATCGTAACGTTGAATCATTGGACAAGAGTGGGCGTTCTTCGATGGCGGCATTCGAATATGGTGTGGGTGATGTCATCGTCACGTATGAAAATGAATTGCTTGCCCGGATCGCCAAAGGTGTAGATTATGACATTGTCATTCCGAAAAATACGATCCTGATTGAGAACCCGGCAGTTGTGGTGAATAAGTATGCTGACAAACATGGGAATCGTGAACTGGCGGAAGCTTTTGTCGCATATCTGCGTACACCTGATGCACAGCGTATTTTTGCCAAGCATGGTTTTCGTTCAGTAGATCCGGATGTATTTGCACAGACGGAGTCGACATTCCCAACGCCAGAAGGACTATTTGATATCAACTATCTGGGTGGATGGGATGAGGTACGCAGCACGTTGTACTCCAAACGCGGCGTGTGGTATCAGGTGCTTGCTGGATTATGA
- a CDS encoding MBL fold metallo-hydrolase translates to MDQLTFLGTGDAMGVPRVYCDCEVCTEARLTGENKRKRSSVLIDSGGDGATEQFMIDCGPDWRSQMEDQGLRMVHTLLITHPHFDHIGGLPEWADACRWLGVKGRLYGPREVIATIQGQFPWLGRHMDFLETDDDIELGGWKVHSWKVCHGHNGYSYAYRLDKGGYSWAYCSDAIDLKATEKEPLHGLDLLVLGTSFVHELAEFSTRSVYDMREAQELLRELKPGHTYFTHMSHDVDVRQNYNLDQGITIALTGMKVPIGTLKLETNA, encoded by the coding sequence TTGGATCAGCTAACATTTCTGGGCACTGGCGATGCGATGGGCGTTCCACGTGTGTATTGTGATTGCGAAGTATGTACAGAGGCGAGGCTTACGGGAGAAAATAAACGCAAACGCTCTTCTGTTCTGATTGATAGTGGTGGGGATGGTGCGACTGAACAGTTCATGATTGACTGCGGACCAGACTGGAGATCACAGATGGAGGATCAGGGGTTGCGTATGGTGCATACGCTGCTCATCACTCATCCCCATTTTGACCATATTGGAGGATTGCCGGAATGGGCGGATGCGTGTCGCTGGTTGGGCGTGAAGGGGCGTTTATATGGACCACGCGAAGTGATTGCTACCATTCAGGGACAGTTTCCTTGGTTGGGGCGTCATATGGACTTTTTGGAAACGGATGATGATATTGAACTAGGCGGATGGAAGGTGCATTCCTGGAAAGTGTGCCATGGGCATAACGGGTATTCGTACGCGTATCGGCTGGATAAGGGTGGGTATAGCTGGGCGTATTGTTCGGATGCCATTGACCTGAAAGCAACCGAGAAAGAGCCGTTGCACGGACTGGATCTGCTGGTGCTTGGAACGAGCTTTGTGCATGAACTTGCGGAATTCTCAACACGTTCCGTGTACGATATGCGTGAGGCGCAGGAGCTGCTGCGGGAACTGAAACCGGGTCATACTTATTTTACACATATGTCTCATGACGTTGATGTACGGCAGAATTATAATCTGGATCAAGGTATTACGATTGCCCTTACGGGGATGAAAGTGCCGATTGGAACATTAAAGCTGGAAACGAATGCGTAA
- a CDS encoding RNA polymerase sigma factor, whose protein sequence is MAFVKSVDCRINRPHDDGKQDKFDIEFNGNDRKNQLNQSIHTVLPNLMGSLYAYCLSLTKSVPDTEDLVQETCLKVLSSSVVGTYGMNKDINWEAYLIRIARNSWFDILRQRERLAYKLDSLKPLLHEMEEERQFEELESAVQLLVNTLPPWQRVIYVLRELMGYKAAETAEMLDTTEGAVKAALSRARSAIAEVRHRLEQSDDTELQYEEGAVEDNREELRSYLLAFRNGDTARIIDLCLNRTDDPMAVAGTILQQTLPSPSMQPMMYGYSTSGMNSMSYGGGYTVNMVA, encoded by the coding sequence ATGGCCTTTGTGAAGTCCGTGGATTGCAGAATCAACAGACCACATGATGATGGTAAACAAGATAAATTCGATATTGAATTCAATGGAAACGACAGAAAAAATCAATTGAATCAAAGCATCCATACCGTACTACCCAATCTGATGGGTTCGTTGTATGCGTATTGTTTATCTCTGACAAAATCAGTTCCAGACACGGAGGATCTGGTTCAGGAGACCTGTCTCAAAGTGTTGTCGTCGAGTGTAGTTGGAACTTATGGGATGAATAAAGATATAAACTGGGAAGCTTATCTGATTCGTATTGCACGCAACAGCTGGTTTGATATCCTACGTCAGCGGGAGAGATTGGCATATAAATTGGATAGCTTGAAGCCGCTCCTGCACGAGATGGAGGAGGAAAGGCAATTCGAGGAATTGGAGTCGGCCGTACAACTTCTTGTAAATACGCTACCTCCGTGGCAGCGAGTGATATATGTATTACGTGAATTAATGGGTTATAAGGCGGCAGAGACTGCGGAAATGTTGGATACGACAGAAGGTGCTGTGAAAGCAGCGTTAAGTCGAGCCCGCTCTGCCATAGCTGAAGTGAGGCACAGGTTGGAACAATCGGACGACACAGAATTGCAGTATGAGGAAGGCGCAGTGGAGGACAATCGGGAGGAACTGCGTAGCTATCTGCTGGCATTTCGTAATGGAGATACAGCCCGAATTATTGATCTGTGCCTGAACCGGACCGATGATCCGATGGCTGTGGCGGGGACGATTTTGCAGCAGACTTTGCCGTCTCCATCCATGCAGCCAATGATGTATGGGTACTCTACTTCTGGTATGAACTCGATGTCATATGGAGGTGGGTACACGGTCAACATGGTTGCCTAA
- the clpP gene encoding ATP-dependent Clp endopeptidase proteolytic subunit ClpP has translation MNVVPYVVEQTARGERSYDIYSRLLKDRIIMVSGEIEDQMANAIVAQLLFLTAEDPEKDIQMYINSPGGSVTAGFSIYDTMQFVKPDISTICTGMAASFGTILLVGGTKGKRMALPNSEIMIHQPHGGTRGQASDMLIHANRIIQHRQRLNKLLADHTGQTIERIEKDSDRDYFLTAAEAVEYGLVDKVISST, from the coding sequence ATGAATGTAGTGCCGTATGTAGTGGAACAAACAGCTCGCGGAGAGAGAAGTTATGATATTTATTCACGTTTGCTCAAAGACCGGATCATTATGGTGTCCGGGGAGATCGAGGATCAGATGGCAAATGCTATCGTGGCCCAGTTATTGTTCTTGACTGCAGAGGACCCGGAGAAGGACATCCAGATGTACATCAACAGCCCTGGTGGGTCGGTGACTGCGGGATTCTCGATCTATGACACGATGCAATTTGTGAAGCCGGATATCTCCACAATCTGTACAGGTATGGCGGCAAGCTTTGGCACGATCTTGCTGGTAGGTGGAACAAAAGGCAAACGTATGGCATTGCCAAACAGTGAGATCATGATCCATCAGCCACATGGCGGTACGAGAGGGCAGGCATCCGATATGCTGATTCATGCTAACCGCATCATTCAGCATCGTCAGCGTCTTAACAAGCTGTTAGCCGATCATACAGGACAGACGATTGAGCGAATTGAGAAGGACTCGGATCGAGATTATTTCCTGACCGCTGCTGAAGCAGTCGAATATGGATTGGTGGATAAGGTCATATCCAGCACATAA
- a CDS encoding GntR family transcriptional regulator translates to MNILISNASSDPIYMQILTQIRQSILSGELVAGDSLPSIRQLAKDLQVSVITTKRVYEELEKEKLIDSVVGKGSFVSGANQDFIRERRMKQLEEKMLEVIRESRELGMSSQDVIHHLTLLVEEE, encoded by the coding sequence ATTAACATTTTAATATCGAACGCTTCGAGTGATCCGATCTACATGCAGATTTTAACTCAGATCAGACAGAGCATCTTGAGCGGAGAATTGGTTGCTGGAGATAGTCTCCCCTCCATTCGGCAGCTCGCCAAGGATCTGCAAGTCAGTGTCATTACAACTAAACGTGTCTATGAAGAGCTGGAGAAGGAGAAGCTGATCGATTCAGTTGTAGGCAAAGGGAGCTTTGTATCCGGGGCCAATCAGGACTTTATTCGAGAGCGGCGGATGAAACAATTGGAAGAGAAGATGCTCGAAGTGATTCGTGAGAGCAGAGAACTGGGCATGAGTTCACAGGATGTAATCCATCATCTTACACTGTTGGTTGAGGAGGAATAA
- a CDS encoding ABC transporter ATP-binding protein, whose protein sequence is MNAIELRNVTKTYPLFKVDNVSLDVKKGYITGLIGPNGAGKSTLIKMITGLIHPDKGSLKTLGSEMPNQEVDIKQRLGIVSDECFYYEHLTIREMTQMIAPFYTKWDNKAFNDYLDQFELSPKKKIQDLSKGMKIKYSLAVALSHEADLLIMDEPTSGLDPVFRRELLDLLADMIQDETRSIIFSTHITTDLERIADYITFIHRGKLVFNEAKDDVLERYTIVKGDMGLLDSDIRKHFIGIRETAVGFEALSDHKAEAEQLFGRLALLQRPTLEDLIYFTAKGGRKYA, encoded by the coding sequence ATGAACGCGATCGAATTACGTAATGTAACCAAAACGTATCCTTTATTTAAAGTAGATAATGTATCTCTGGATGTGAAAAAAGGATATATCACGGGACTTATTGGTCCAAATGGGGCGGGAAAGAGTACTTTGATCAAAATGATCACGGGTCTGATCCATCCCGATAAGGGGAGCCTCAAGACATTGGGCAGTGAGATGCCCAATCAGGAAGTTGACATCAAGCAACGTCTTGGCATTGTATCCGATGAATGTTTTTACTATGAGCATCTAACGATCCGAGAGATGACACAAATGATCGCTCCTTTTTACACCAAATGGGACAATAAAGCGTTCAATGACTACTTGGATCAGTTCGAACTGTCTCCCAAAAAAAAAATCCAGGATCTGTCCAAAGGCATGAAGATCAAGTATTCTCTCGCAGTAGCTTTGTCGCATGAAGCGGATCTGCTGATCATGGATGAACCGACATCAGGACTTGATCCTGTATTTAGGCGGGAACTGCTTGATCTGCTTGCAGATATGATACAGGACGAAACAAGGTCTATTATTTTCTCAACGCATATTACGACGGATCTGGAACGTATTGCAGACTATATTACGTTTATTCATCGAGGGAAACTGGTGTTTAACGAGGCAAAAGATGATGTGCTGGAAAGGTATACGATTGTAAAAGGGGATATGGGTCTGCTTGATTCCGACATTCGGAAACATTTCATCGGAATACGCGAGACAGCCGTTGGTTTTGAAGCATTGTCGGATCATAAGGCAGAGGCCGAACAGTTATTTGGCAGGTTAGCTCTTTTACAAAGACCTACGTTAGAAGACCTCATTTATTTTACGGCGAAGGGAGGACGCAAATATGCTTAA
- a CDS encoding ABC-2 transporter permease, which yields MLNLLRKDFIVLKSSLWTIGLYLVVFSLAFIPKSEMSMYFVGIYTAFGSVMLATMIDIKNHNHNFLVTLPVSRKQIVKAKYLSAIIYTLFGVLASFGIHQLVNLNYPELNKPNYSLRDIVIAVGMVLVLVSIYMPLFYGLSKKGAGIINAIFMVCMIILAQPVAYLMSMANENGMITTTTMALVSVGVIGLFLLSYLITIRLFARKDL from the coding sequence ATGCTTAACTTGCTTCGTAAAGATTTCATTGTACTAAAAAGTTCACTGTGGACGATTGGGCTATACCTGGTGGTATTTAGTCTCGCCTTTATACCTAAGAGTGAAATGTCAATGTATTTTGTAGGCATCTACACAGCCTTTGGTTCGGTCATGCTGGCAACCATGATTGATATCAAGAATCATAATCACAATTTCCTGGTCACACTCCCCGTTAGCCGCAAACAAATTGTAAAAGCCAAGTACCTTTCTGCTATAATCTATACGTTATTCGGGGTACTCGCGTCGTTTGGGATTCACCAGCTTGTGAACCTGAATTATCCTGAACTGAACAAGCCGAATTATTCACTTAGGGATATTGTCATTGCCGTAGGCATGGTGCTTGTATTAGTTTCCATATACATGCCTCTTTTTTACGGACTTAGCAAAAAAGGTGCTGGCATCATCAATGCGATATTCATGGTTTGTATGATTATACTGGCGCAACCCGTTGCGTACCTCATGAGTATGGCCAACGAGAACGGTATGATTACCACAACAACAATGGCATTGGTTTCTGTAGGCGTTATAGGTTTGTTTTTGCTGTCCTATCTCATTACCATTCGCTTGTTTGCAAGAAAAGACCTCTAA
- a CDS encoding PLP-dependent aminotransferase family protein, with protein MGKTMMMTVNSLKLYEQVIHYLVVRIEAGEWAEHEKLPSVRSLSELLGVHRLTVFKAYQELKERGNVYVKDKSGYYVSPATPFSVTDQADDPAVSAWLHWDSLARVQSLEAEYQFSKSLIDPSLLPNRYWGELMRDLLDQYPRLLGTYSTIQGDLELRCALASHLTKKERFYLSADEVLITSGAQQAIDVISRTLVKPGDRVLMERPTYGPAMEIFRKQGARLIFTDIHSDGYDLEQIEHLMKSEKPRLFYTTPTFHNPTGVNVPVEQRKQLPELAEQYGCFLLEDDSTYDIYFKEKPPAPIFTYDTTGHTLYIRSYSKYVAPGLRIAAIICRQRFMPGLQAVKSLTDNGSPLLNQKLFLRYFQSERMHQHLSKLRTAIQLRMEVMEQCLLETDWTWTRPEGGLNFWVELPEGVDTGRLLHRCMEQSVAFVPGTVFDSSDNSASHKLRLSFSYAHEQQIREGMSRLITLAKEM; from the coding sequence GTGGGCAAAACCATGATGATGACAGTTAACAGTTTGAAACTATATGAGCAAGTAATCCATTATCTCGTTGTACGAATAGAAGCGGGAGAGTGGGCTGAACATGAAAAACTGCCATCTGTACGGAGCCTGTCCGAGCTACTCGGCGTACATCGCTTGACCGTTTTCAAAGCCTATCAGGAGTTAAAAGAACGTGGGAATGTGTATGTGAAGGATAAGTCTGGCTATTATGTCAGTCCAGCAACCCCATTCTCCGTAACGGATCAGGCGGATGATCCTGCTGTGTCTGCCTGGCTGCATTGGGATTCACTAGCGCGGGTTCAGTCTCTAGAAGCAGAATACCAATTTTCCAAATCGTTAATCGATCCCTCTCTGCTGCCCAACCGGTATTGGGGAGAACTGATGCGTGATCTGCTGGATCAATATCCCCGTTTGCTCGGAACGTATTCCACGATTCAGGGAGATCTGGAATTGCGATGTGCGCTGGCAAGCCATTTAACGAAAAAAGAACGCTTCTATCTCTCCGCAGACGAAGTGCTCATTACTTCGGGTGCCCAGCAAGCGATTGATGTCATCTCTCGGACGCTGGTCAAACCCGGAGATCGGGTGTTGATGGAACGGCCTACGTATGGACCGGCAATGGAGATTTTCCGCAAGCAGGGTGCTCGTCTGATCTTTACGGATATTCACTCGGACGGTTATGATCTGGAGCAGATTGAGCATCTGATGAAATCGGAGAAACCACGCTTATTCTACACGACGCCAACTTTTCATAATCCAACCGGCGTTAACGTTCCAGTAGAACAGCGCAAGCAGTTACCCGAACTTGCAGAACAGTATGGATGTTTTCTGCTCGAAGACGACAGCACCTATGATATCTATTTTAAGGAGAAACCTCCTGCACCCATTTTCACCTATGACACCACTGGGCACACCCTGTACATCCGCAGTTACAGCAAGTATGTTGCACCCGGGCTAAGGATTGCAGCCATCATATGCCGTCAGCGTTTCATGCCAGGACTCCAGGCTGTAAAATCACTGACAGATAACGGATCGCCCCTTCTGAACCAGAAGCTTTTTCTCCGTTATTTTCAATCAGAACGTATGCATCAACATCTGTCCAAGCTGCGGACCGCCATCCAGCTACGGATGGAAGTAATGGAACAATGTCTGCTGGAAACGGACTGGACGTGGACCCGGCCTGAGGGCGGACTCAACTTTTGGGTAGAGCTTCCTGAGGGTGTGGATACCGGAAGACTGCTTCACCGATGCATGGAACAATCCGTTGCTTTTGTACCCGGAACCGTATTCGATTCTTCGGATAATTCAGCCAGTCACAAGCTGCGCCTGTCCTTCTCTTATGCACATGAACAGCAGATTCGGGAAGGGATGAGCAGACTTATTACGCTGGCCAAAGAAATGTAA
- a CDS encoding EamA family transporter yields MVGIAFTVMCLIFGTTFLAIKIGVEAGMPPFLSAGLRFLIAGALMFAWMWMKGKVSWTLLFRKEMLLTGAGLTFGTFATLYWAEQHVSSGVGAILSATGPLMIMLMQTALLRQKTSARMITGCLIGFTGVVLVVLPGISLGASSLFMWGCIAVLVGEVCYSAGALYSKKVIHQFKEASPVAINAVQMMYGGLLLSLLSVGTESWNMSALDWVPAVSSVIYLTVIGSMVGHSLFYWIMSRTNPLFPATWLYISPPIAIGLGAVVYGEHVSWVTWIGVVLVVAGLLAMNEKVSSWLKEGKRARMTVQASESVLK; encoded by the coding sequence ATGGTGGGGATTGCATTTACGGTTATGTGCCTTATTTTCGGTACAACATTTCTGGCTATTAAAATTGGAGTAGAGGCAGGCATGCCGCCTTTTCTGTCAGCTGGATTGCGATTTTTAATCGCGGGAGCGCTGATGTTTGCATGGATGTGGATGAAGGGAAAAGTGAGCTGGACGCTCCTGTTCCGCAAGGAGATGCTGCTGACGGGAGCGGGGCTGACCTTCGGTACCTTTGCCACATTATATTGGGCTGAACAGCATGTGAGCTCGGGTGTGGGTGCCATTCTGTCAGCGACAGGGCCGTTAATGATTATGTTGATGCAGACGGCGCTGTTACGGCAAAAAACATCTGCCCGTATGATTACAGGCTGCCTGATCGGGTTCACCGGTGTGGTTCTGGTTGTGCTGCCAGGTATATCGCTTGGTGCAAGCTCTCTGTTCATGTGGGGGTGTATCGCGGTACTGGTGGGGGAAGTCTGTTATTCGGCAGGTGCATTGTACTCCAAAAAGGTTATTCATCAGTTCAAGGAGGCTAGTCCTGTAGCAATTAATGCAGTGCAGATGATGTATGGGGGACTGCTGTTATCCCTGCTCTCGGTCGGAACGGAATCGTGGAATATGTCTGCTCTGGACTGGGTGCCTGCCGTCTCGTCGGTGATCTATCTGACTGTCATTGGCTCCATGGTGGGGCATAGTCTGTTCTATTGGATTATGTCGCGTACCAACCCGTTGTTTCCAGCAACATGGTTATACATTTCACCACCCATTGCCATAGGGCTTGGTGCTGTTGTCTACGGTGAACATGTCAGCTGGGTTACGTGGATCGGTGTGGTGCTGGTCGTTGCAGGTCTGCTGGCGATGAATGAGAAGGTGAGCAGCTGGTTGAAGGAAGGAAAACGTGCGAGGATGACAGTGCAGGCTTCCGAATCTGTTTTAAAATAG
- a CDS encoding FAD dependent oxidoreductase, with protein MSDMKKAVVIGAGIAGLITARMLSDYYDEVCIIERDELPSEPANRQGVPQSFHPHRVLPRGGLILEHYFPGYNDELVALGAIPSHEEKFMIANRYGRLVNKANAASSFKIASSSRALLEWVLRQRVQNIDHISFLTSTEVTGLMASEDQRSIIGVYTKERGRDNREEMLAVDMVIDAAGRSSKLIRWLEQIGLSVPEPEVLKVSLGYSTRYYKIPSSIQNDWGTVITESDPVQRIRAGMLWRIENDIAGLLLFNAGGDEYPSTHPEEFQEQIKHLFASDEIVTLADQLEPFQGPRGYRISESVRQHFELMENWPSGLLVLGDAFCSFDPIHGQGMTVAAIEAETIGKCLEEQRMHPEPQFERQVLHRMQQAIEPAWWLSSVADLRWKGVEHVGPSRMKGVAFAQKYINLFTKQAMKKASQENNKHLFFTQFLMNALILPPSEYFKGEILNMILHDNGSEEEMELRAELGVQDPELFQQRIDEIIPSFKLEFDGQIKKLLESFQHAMSK; from the coding sequence ATGTCCGACATGAAAAAAGCTGTGGTGATCGGGGCAGGTATTGCAGGGTTAATCACCGCAAGGATGTTATCTGATTATTATGATGAGGTATGTATCATTGAGCGAGATGAATTGCCTTCTGAGCCGGCGAATCGGCAGGGTGTGCCTCAATCCTTTCATCCACATCGTGTATTACCGCGCGGCGGACTCATTCTGGAACATTACTTTCCCGGATACAATGACGAATTGGTCGCGCTTGGTGCCATTCCTTCACATGAAGAGAAGTTTATGATTGCCAATCGCTACGGTAGATTAGTTAATAAGGCGAATGCTGCTTCCTCATTCAAAATTGCATCGAGCAGCAGAGCTCTGCTGGAATGGGTACTGCGTCAGCGAGTCCAGAACATAGATCATATAAGCTTCTTAACGAGTACAGAAGTTACCGGGTTAATGGCATCAGAAGATCAGCGTTCGATTATAGGCGTGTATACCAAAGAAAGAGGCCGGGATAATCGGGAAGAAATGCTTGCAGTAGATATGGTTATTGATGCCGCGGGACGTTCTTCCAAATTGATCAGATGGCTTGAACAGATAGGGTTGTCCGTGCCTGAGCCGGAAGTGCTGAAGGTGTCGCTTGGTTACAGCACCCGCTATTATAAGATACCATCCTCTATTCAAAATGACTGGGGAACGGTGATAACAGAGTCCGATCCTGTGCAACGGATTCGTGCAGGCATGTTGTGGCGCATTGAAAATGATATCGCAGGACTATTACTGTTCAACGCAGGAGGAGATGAATATCCTTCAACCCATCCGGAGGAGTTCCAAGAGCAAATCAAACATCTGTTTGCTTCGGATGAAATCGTAACATTGGCAGACCAGTTGGAGCCTTTTCAAGGGCCGCGGGGATACCGTATTTCCGAGTCTGTCCGTCAACATTTTGAACTGATGGAGAATTGGCCCTCCGGATTACTCGTCCTTGGCGATGCATTTTGCAGCTTCGATCCGATCCATGGCCAAGGAATGACGGTTGCTGCAATTGAAGCCGAGACCATAGGGAAATGTTTGGAAGAGCAGCGAATGCATCCTGAGCCGCAGTTTGAGCGCCAAGTGCTGCATCGTATGCAGCAGGCCATTGAACCGGCCTGGTGGCTTAGTTCGGTGGCCGATCTGCGTTGGAAAGGGGTCGAACATGTTGGGCCTTCCCGAATGAAAGGGGTTGCTTTTGCTCAGAAGTATATAAACTTGTTTACTAAGCAGGCGATGAAAAAGGCGAGTCAGGAAAATAATAAACATCTCTTTTTTACCCAGTTCCTGATGAATGCTCTAATCCTTCCTCCAAGTGAATACTTTAAAGGTGAAATCCTGAACATGATCCTGCACGACAATGGTTCCGAAGAAGAAATGGAGTTAAGAGCAGAGCTTGGTGTCCAAGATCCGGAGCTGTTCCAGCAAAGAATAGATGAGATCATTCCGTCATTTAAACTGGAATTTGATGGGCAAATCAAAAAACTGCTGGAGTCTTTCCAGCATGCCATGAGCAAGTAA
- a CDS encoding Cof-type HAD-IIB family hydrolase: MTYKLIAIDIDDTLINDNKEVTPATQTALEQAVAHGVTVTLATGRAYASAQALARQTGLNVPIITYQGALVKNLLDEKVLYERYVPQEASRKLYDYCLENNLHLQTYIDDKLYAREENDKLRDYAKLNGTQYYIESDFIKVIEQKTPKLLIIDEPDYLDKVAVDLRELLGPQVHITKSKPYFLEIMHNEGTKGHALTFLADHFGHQLSECIAIGDSWNDHEMLEVAGLGVAMGNAIPALKELADYITASNNEDGVKEVIEKFVLNAE; the protein is encoded by the coding sequence ATGACCTACAAATTGATTGCAATCGACATTGATGACACACTGATCAACGATAACAAGGAAGTAACCCCTGCTACACAGACTGCACTGGAACAAGCGGTTGCCCATGGTGTAACTGTAACGCTGGCGACTGGACGTGCTTATGCTTCCGCACAAGCGCTTGCTCGTCAAACCGGACTTAACGTTCCGATTATTACGTATCAAGGCGCATTGGTGAAAAACCTGCTGGACGAAAAAGTCCTCTATGAGCGTTACGTTCCACAGGAAGCTTCCCGCAAATTGTATGATTACTGCCTGGAGAACAATCTCCACCTTCAAACATACATTGACGACAAACTGTATGCCCGTGAGGAAAACGACAAGCTGCGTGATTATGCCAAATTAAACGGCACCCAATATTACATCGAATCTGATTTCATCAAAGTCATCGAACAAAAAACACCGAAGCTGCTTATTATTGATGAGCCAGACTACTTGGATAAGGTTGCCGTTGACCTGCGTGAATTGCTCGGACCACAAGTGCATATCACAAAGTCCAAACCTTACTTCCTGGAGATCATGCACAACGAAGGAACTAAGGGCCATGCCCTGACCTTCCTGGCTGACCATTTCGGTCACCAGCTCAGCGAGTGTATTGCCATCGGCGACTCCTGGAACGACCATGAGATGCTCGAAGTTGCTGGTCTTGGTGTAGCCATGGGGAATGCCATCCCTGCCCTGAAAGAGCTGGCGGACTACATTACGGCAAGTAATAACGAAGACGGTGTAAAAGAGGTTATTGAGAAGTTTGTGCTGAACGCAGAGTAA